A genomic region of Pseudomonas abietaniphila contains the following coding sequences:
- a CDS encoding sensor histidine kinase → MSDTESSSKRRRQDFNPFKSSPTPDSTGNLIARPLICLSKRRYETWLVWAIGLVVTAGIAVISTVAHHRDIAATVIYVTLLLMAANVFTLRIVIGVSLMCMATIVVMFFVDHGYQDWDSFTSFVRCLTALSAIGFLATRAKQAADDLRQHQIYLTGAQCLSQTGSVTFCGISELMAWSAESARIFEYPVEIPVSKSMILARTPIEDHSLIHDVFNRAAQREPQIEVRHRLLMPDGRIKHVHMVATVLFVQDDRFEYLGAVMDITERTQAEEMLYRTQAQLTHICRVTTLGELTASIAHEVNQPLTAINSSADGCRRWLDRPQPDIPEAMRGLRQINDSARRASEVISRVRALSRKSDPIRRHEPINDIVRETLCVVQYEMTHHHISPRTDLAAENPWVFADRIQLQQVLINLLINACQAMSGIEQPRRRLCVQTFVTPCDVIVEVSDGGPGIRQDVLPSLFTPFFTTRESGLGMGLSICRSIIDFHDGKIWARNSPTGASFFFSIPQVKRPQ, encoded by the coding sequence ATCGCGCGGCCGTTAATCTGTCTCAGCAAACGCCGCTACGAAACGTGGCTGGTCTGGGCCATTGGCCTTGTGGTGACGGCAGGCATCGCCGTGATAAGCACGGTCGCGCACCACCGTGACATCGCGGCCACAGTCATCTACGTGACGTTATTGCTGATGGCCGCCAATGTGTTCACGTTGCGCATCGTCATAGGCGTTTCGCTGATGTGCATGGCAACTATCGTCGTCATGTTTTTCGTCGACCACGGTTATCAGGACTGGGACTCTTTCACCAGTTTCGTGCGTTGCCTGACGGCCTTGTCCGCCATCGGTTTTCTGGCAACGCGCGCCAAACAGGCCGCGGACGATCTTCGCCAGCATCAGATTTATCTGACGGGAGCTCAGTGCTTGAGCCAGACCGGCAGTGTCACGTTCTGCGGCATCAGTGAACTGATGGCGTGGTCGGCGGAAAGCGCGCGAATCTTTGAGTACCCGGTCGAGATACCCGTGTCGAAGTCAATGATCCTGGCGCGTACACCAATAGAAGATCACTCACTGATACACGATGTGTTCAACCGGGCAGCGCAGCGTGAGCCACAGATTGAAGTACGCCACCGGCTGCTCATGCCGGACGGGCGCATCAAGCATGTGCACATGGTCGCCACTGTGTTGTTTGTTCAGGACGACCGCTTCGAATATCTGGGTGCCGTGATGGACATCACCGAAAGAACGCAGGCCGAGGAGATGCTGTACCGAACCCAGGCCCAGTTGACCCACATCTGCAGGGTCACCACATTGGGTGAACTCACCGCATCGATCGCACATGAGGTCAATCAGCCCCTGACTGCCATCAACAGCAGCGCCGATGGTTGTCGCCGCTGGCTGGATCGTCCGCAACCGGACATCCCCGAGGCCATGCGCGGATTACGGCAGATCAACGACAGCGCACGCCGGGCCAGTGAGGTGATCAGTCGCGTCAGGGCGCTGTCACGCAAAAGTGACCCGATACGTCGACATGAACCCATCAACGATATCGTCCGGGAAACACTCTGCGTGGTGCAGTATGAAATGACCCATCACCATATCAGCCCGCGCACAGACCTAGCCGCAGAAAACCCTTGGGTATTTGCAGACCGGATACAACTGCAACAGGTTCTTATCAACCTGCTGATCAACGCATGCCAGGCCATGAGCGGGATCGAGCAACCCCGCCGTCGGCTGTGCGTTCAGACCTTCGTCACGCCCTGTGATGTCATCGTTGAGGTCAGTGACGGTGGGCCCGGAATACGTCAAGATGTGTTGCCGTCGCTGTTCACGCCATTCTTCACGACCCGGGAAAGCGGGCTGGGGATGGGCTTGTCCATCTGTCGGTCCATCATTGATTTTCACGACGGAAAGATCTGGGCACGAAACTCGCCCACTGGCGCCTCGTTCTTCTTTTCGATACCTCAGGTTAAAAGGCCACAGTGA